The window TACCGTTTTCTAGCATTTTCTTGCTGTTCAGTGTATACAAACTAAAGCGATTAAGGACAAGCTAATGGAGACGTAATCCCGTTCATGTTAGATTCTTCCTTTTTTTGGTAAGTTAAATTGgaatttaaactaaaatatatctctATTCAAAGTAGTTGAGTTTcgcttttaacttttaactagattttgatccgcgcttttcAAGCGCGAgggttgttggattatattataatacaaagttttattatatcgaaaaacataatttttaacagctatataatctataaattagtttatttgagattttatatgcatacttttacgtaagtttctttacgacatgagaattatatccggatcaaaaaaataaaccgaaccgacccaaaattataTGTTTAGTTCAGGTTCggagaagataacctattggtTTTTTTTGACccgcaggtctttgtttgagtccgggtcctaccctagacccgatcataaatatgtgtttattaggtatatttggatattccgAATATGTTttcggtattatggatattgtttttaagtttttggtttacgattagagttttgatttcaagtaaatttttcaaactaaaaaaaaaattgggtatttggataaaagtttgagtatttttcagttcatcgtgtcagattttgaataagattttaaaattttatgaattttttggtatttgtttggagtttcaaatactttttgtgtttcagatatttttcagatttttcatatatttcaaattcttttaggATCTTAAATACTCGAACAGATGTAGACCCATCACGTCCATATCaagtccaacaaccttttgatatagatttttaacgttattgtacaaaaacatagttgatgaaatatttttctgagcataagaaataatattaagatctgttgaaaatatttaaaatattgtatgtttagaatgattaatgtattatcagaaaaataataaatagttatacataactccaacaacttttttatattagattttttaaaactctttcttttttaatagtattgattcgttttaagtaaaaagtatataaaagtataatatctaaacaaataattttcaaaatcttgaataatcaatactgatatcgcGAAGTCAGGTtagctttaatagaaccaatgaatttcttcatttttgtgaaggtaacatgaatattcagaaaaatcatttttaaatatgaaaatattatcaaactataaacggttgaaagtttagtatatgatatgagattttagtggaaaagtttatatatgatataattattagaatgtacacatatatgtcttgtaatttatcttgctttaaatcatatattatatgataaaggggaaattacatgtttaccactttcatggtaccacttttcatttttaccaccactaatgagatattttcaaaaatacactcttcattaagtggcaaaagactcttatgcccttgttatttatatatataataaattattatttaaataaaaaattaaaaaaaataaaaaataataaaaaaaataaaataataaaaaataataaaaaaaataaaaaaatattttataatttcgaacttttttataattttttttctaattttttttttgaatttttttttattttttttcaaatttctttttgaaaaacgaaaattatttttgaaactattttttttttaatttttaatatagtttttaagtatttatatatttattagaatcataaattcacattccaaaactctaccccacccctcaactctaaaccctaagtctagattagttaacctaggggtataattgtattttacccttcattaaaagtgaaggtaaaagtggttagtgtaaacatgaaaagtggtactatgaatgtggtatttatgGTAATTTCcctatgataaaagtgataatataaaacattagtttcagcttttacgattaaaaattaaaatgataaatatagtaatagtaatgattaggatttaggagtgagatttaaataaataaaagaattgactaaattattgttagagaaatatatggtaacatattgttagtataaatttaaggtaagagcaaaaaataatgagttaaatgaaagggtccaaacaacttttataggtagatttttttagacttcttctgttttaatagtattgattaacTCGTCAGAGAAGTATATTTCACTCAAGTCAGGTGTACTGAATTTTTTGGAGGTGATTCAgaattttatatcatttataacaatattaatAAGATGTGTGTCATGTGGAGTATATgactgtttttaattatttgaaacCACTTAgctagatttttttcttttccaaagcGCTTGAATATAGAATGATGCACATCGTATTCATATAATTGGATTTCTTTCGATGATCAAAAGGTCCTGAACGCATAAGTCCGTATAATCCATCAAGGCGAATCCCgaatcatttaatataattctTCTTTGAAAATTAGATTCCTCTTAACGTGAGTAGAACAGAACATATGACTCCAAGATCACTACATTTTCGGTAATCTAAATACTTAACCATTAGCCCAACGTTGGCTAATTGGATTTATATGATAGATATGTCATATATTCTTAACGGACTAAAGTCAGTATTTGAAACTTACAAGTCAAGACATTCATAACgactcaaaataaaaaaaagatttaaaacatatgatatagttatttaattaaaattattagggTGTGTGGTTATCCAAATGATATCTTTATACCGTCGGTCGTTAAAAGATCTCGTGCCTCGTCGGTTAAAAGAAGCTTGTCGTTTGGGAGCGTCCAAAAGCCACACCATCCGACTAACTTTCATATTCAGAGACGTTTTTGTCAAGTACCAAGAtccaatacaaaaaaaaaactatttgttcAACGAAATTTGAAATCATTTATAGAAAAAGAACATCAAATAGAACAATCTAttttgtgaacaaaaaaaaaatagaacaatcTATTATCCATTTTGTTCATCTTGGGTTGCAATCAGCTGATGGTTATCAAGAGTCAACGCAACTTAAAAGTAAAGGATTAAAAGAAACaagattaatattttatgttcggttctttttctttcttttcacgGTGAAGTGTTTtatttcatttcatgtttttatgTCACTATCATAAGAAACGATTAATTATAAACGCTTTTGGATTCTTGGTATAAATACAAAGAAGATGAAGTGATagagttcaaaaaaaaaattaaaacaaagagAGAATCATGATGATAAGAAGGATAGAGATTTGTATAGAGCTTCTAAAGATAGGAATGGAGTTCGTCGTAGCGGTGGCGGAAGCCGTCCAGATTGCCTGGCGGCAACACCTAAACCACCGTACTCCTATGCCTCCTCCGCCTCTCCTCCCCCATGGCATTTCCACTTCTTACCATTCTCCATTCCTCTTTGGATTTCTCccttgaataattttttttcttctcttatgAAACCACCATTCTGCTTCTTTcttttactctctttttttttggggggggggggggggggtagaCTTTTAGATGTAGGTTTTGTTGATTCCTGTAACTCTGTAAATTACTTTACTTTTTTCAATAAGATTTGCAGTTTCCTGTCCAGTTTATTTCCTCCTGGTGTCCATTTCTTTTGATTATCTGTAGCAAATAATTTCcagaataatataattataatccAATGCTCAAAATGGTTAACAAGACGTGCAGCGGAAATAATTTTCATGTTCAACCAAATTGTTAAATATTACATGTTTCTTCATAACGATACGTACTTAAGTATTCCACAGCAAGTTATTCAATTAATTACTATATTAATCTTCAATTATCCTTGGACATGCCTTGGGTTTTTGGGTTTGGACTTGGACTTTTTCATATAATTGAGAATAataaaattctttttaaaataataataataagtcgTATTTCTTTTAGTTATTTCACACAAAAATATCTCATTCGAAGCTCAacaattttttgtatattttcacttttacatcttccattaattatcataaaaagaaaaaaatttgcaGACCTTCCACAATCTTAAATTATATCAATACACCTTTAGAAAATATGAATGTTTGTATTGCATAAAAGTACACATTATTTTAGGCTATTAAGATATAGTATTAAGTAAAAACTCGTAGAATAGTGTTAAAAActgatatgaaatatatttatatttggtattaatcaataatattaCCCAAAAATTTAATAACATAGTATTTTTAATTAACTTTTTACTGTATGGTTACAACAACAAGGACTCTTAAAAGAGGTTTAGTGGTGCACATACATATACAAATGTGTTTAAGGTTAAAACCATGCGGCCATATcaccaagaaaataaaattatcctTCATGTGTGGTATGAGGTCAGAGATTGTCACGAATGATGGCGGTTGTCGGttcattcatatatattttttttttttttgaaactgattCATTCATATTTTCACCGCCAAATTTTAAACTCGTGATcttcaaagtaaattttcttTAAGGAAACTTTTACATCATTAGATGTATACATGTACACTAAAAACATAATAGTTATCCATGTCATCCAATTCAAGTTTAATGTTGAAGTGTATGTGAAACAATCCTCCAACTAATATATAGAAGTGTAGTTACCATTAATTtccgtaaaaaaatattagctaTTAAGATTGTGAATTTGTATTGTTTTTAGTTAGAGTGAACAGATTTGTCTTTTACATTTTAGATACGAAAAGGTAAGGATGTGAAATTTCATAACTCCTCAAAAGCGAAGGGTCTGCTGGGAACAAGTACAAGACTCAATGATTTAGAGCTTGGGAGAGGAGATGCAACGTACGTAATGCAATTGTCTTTCTTATCTTATTCTCTTGCTGCGCACATTTTTTAGCAGatacaataatttattaaaagaaatattcGGTTAAGAGTTGACCACGCTTGATCGATTTACTAACGTATCAGATCGAACTATTTATTTTGGACATTGCCTCGTTATTTGTAGATGTGCCATTGTATCAGACACTATATGGATCTTGAGAAACACACTGTGATTTGCTCGTGATTAATTACCAATCGCCAAGTTCATATCTATACAAAGCTCATAAGATAACATATAAGTTTTAACAACTAGACATACACTCAGTCATCTCTTTATAAAGTATAATCCTTCcgtttcattaaaatataagttttagaaaaaaaaattgttttataaaaaaaattgtttttttatgttttctatacAAAAATTGTAATTTCAACAAAACTAATCGAATTTATTGAAACCTATTGGTTAAAAAGCATTgaaatatgataattttttaaaaaatgtattattaaagtgtttaatatgtgtgaaaacactaaaatatatatatctttaagaAATGGAGAGAATACAAAATATAGAAAGTACAAATATACTAGTATGATATATTGAGAGACATGCAATTACAAGTCACGCAACACAAACATCTCACATTAAATTAGTTGGCTGACAATTAAACAAACTCTCCTGTCGTAATCAATTAAAAATTCTTTTTCATATTTCCTGAGAATAATTGTTGAAATTAAGACACGAAGCCACATTAAGTGTACAATTAAAGGATAAAGTGTTGCGAGTAAATTCCTGAGCTAATTAGGTCAGAATGTAAATGGTAGATTGAGTATTCTGATCAAGCCTTAAcctatttgattatttctaaACAGAATGGTTAGTTTCTAAAGCATTTTCAAGGGAGTTTTTCACCAAAAACTCTTAATGaagtattatattaatatttatttcagATATTAAAGAttatactaatattttattaGTGAACTTAAAACAATGGGCAAATTCACACaaaatttttcaaataataagtTAGTGTATTATAAATAAATCTGAAGACTTCTAATGTGAATATTTCATGAGAGTTTcttaatttgcaaaaaaaaaaagacacaaaaATAATATCTAATTGATTGAATTTCTCAGataatagagaaatacattCAAAATTATCTCATTCACACAGTGCAGAAAATTTGAGAAACTAAAGGTCTCACTGGTTTTTCCACTACCACCTGCAAACACAGCTTTTGCGGTAGATAGTggttcgaaacaatcatacaaactgCTACAAATCGCTTTAAACCGCTctgaacctcttaaaatcaaaagctggttccatcTAGCGTTTACGGTTGCGAGCGGTTGCGgatagataaataaatatataatatttttcaaaaatattttaaaattttaagttaaaaacttaaaacggaaatattgtaaataaaaatatatacatattttatatattaatttaaattcacaAACATTatcataatttgttttataaaaaaattaaactaactattcattaaaattcaaaaaaaattaatatacatacatatataaagatatagacatatataaaacaaaaccaaatattcttttaaaagttttaatataaatcttcaaaatatttttattaaaattataactttcaaactaatttaaaatttttaataaataaacataatattattattaatcatattatattgataattattatattttattacaatagtatgttttaatatttttataatgttataaTATGTTATTATTGGTAATTTAATATCAAACCGCTACAATTCTTATAATCAACCAGTCACAATATCCCGCAAACGCAACAATTTTCAAATGTTATGTGAGTCATACAAAACGCTTAATAACGCTTGAAACCGCAACACCCGCATCCGTAAACTCCTGTAACctctgcgtttgaaccagttgAGCCCTAAATCATTTAAACAATAGTGTTTTTTGTAAGTTGAGATATTTATATGAGATTCTTACATTGAAGGTGTTCTTATCatataatgtataaaatatattgtattatgttATTCTTATAATGCAATTAAGGATAACTGACTAACGTAATAATGTAATACTATAGATAAATAGTGATGTGGACCCGAAGCCATCAATATCTGCAATTACACATGAAGCAGGGTACTGAACATGGACGCGACATAGGGCAGATACGGTTTGACATAAAGACAAGAAACGCTACTATCCATGATGGTCTTTTAAATTGTCACATTTTCTTAGCAAAGCCAATTATTACGAGCTTTTTTCTTCGTTCGAAGGTTATTTCTGATGATATGATTAATTGTAGAAAGAAATGGCTTCTCAGTTCCCATTAATGTATAAACTTTAAGGAGTTGCAGAATCCAGTGATAATTTACAGTTCAAGTATAAATGACAAATATGGATCACGTTGAAAAGGTTCCAACAAGcgcaaaaaataaaacaaagtaaTAACATATAGTATAAGATCCCTCAACTATTTTCTTTCCCTGCTTCAGAGTAGATCTGATCCAAGTTTTGAAGtaggtccaaaaaaaaaaagagaaaccgAGCTAGGACTTATCCGTGAGAAGGACAAACGATATTATCAACAGGAAAGTGAAAAGTgaaaaacagaaacaagatGACTTCATGCATACCGACGTAGATATCACCTTATGTGATAGTTATTGAAGTCCTTCATGTACCTTACTAATTTGAGATGGCTATGGTTTGGTCAGAGCGAAGAATATAAAGAGCTCGCTATCTCTTGTTCTTGATAGGCGAGGTTTTCGGAATATTATCGTTGGAACTCACACAGAAACTTCCTTGAGGTTAACTATATATGTTTCAAACACAGCCAATATACTTGCCCTGTAGACATGCGTATTCAAAGTTAAAGTGGATACATTCACTCTAGGTACAACTAATTTGaggcaaaagaaaaaacaaaaccaatgtGTTGAGGTTTTTAATTCCAAGTACCACAAATTGGATTAAGCTTGTATATACGTTGAGTACTCTTATTCACAAGTGTAGGATTACGCTTATTGCTTCGTAGCAAATCTTAGATGATAGAGTTTACCAATCATGTATAAAACACTAATTAGTTGAAAGAAGAGAgtgaaaacatttatatttgCTTAGAAGTTTAAAATCTTTATCTACCATCAGAAGTTGTCATTGTACAAATTTATCCGACATCTGGTACCGTAACAAGTTGGTTTCGCTTATCATACATTAATTGTCTTCTTCTTTCGTTTTACAAATTTAGTTCAAGAAGATACAATTTGCTTTTTATATATAGTCGGTTCTTCTCTCGTTGATGGATATTAGTAGCCAGGGAACATTGGAGGTGGTGGCGATGCGTATTGGTGGCCGACGAAAGGTGGTAGGATGAACTCATCACTTGGGGCTGGTTCATGTGCCAGCGGCACCTCTTTCTTTTCCACCGGTGGCGGTGGCGGTGGCGAGTTAACCGGGGGAGGTGGTGGCGAGTGAACAGGTGGAGGTGGCGAATGGACTGGTGGCGGCGGGGAATGTACCGGTGGGGGTGGTGGTGAAAAGACAGGTGGTGGAGGAGAGTAGACAGGCGGAGGTGGTGGGGAGTGGACTGGCGGTGGAGGAGAGTGGACAGGAGGTGGCGGAGAGTGAaccggtggtggtggagagtgGACTGGGGGAGGAGGAGGTGGCGGGGAGTGAACCggtggaggaggtggtggtggagagtgaaccggtggtggtggagagtgaactggtggaggtggtggtggtggtggtggagagtgaaccggtggtggtggagagtgaactggtggaggaggtggtggCGGAGAGTGGACCGGTGGTGGTGGGGAATGgactggtggtggtggagagtgGACCGGCGGTGGAGGAGAGTGAACCGGGGGTGGAGGAGAGTGGaccggtggtggtggagagtgGACTGGCGGTGGGGGAGAGTGTACCGGCGGTGGAGGAGAGTGAaccggtggtggtggagagtgGACTGGGGGTGGCGGAGAATGAACCGGCGGTGGTGGTGAGTTAACCGGTGGTGGCGGAGAGTGaactggtggtggtggagagtaAACTGGTGGAGGAGGTgaaggaagaggaggagaaagAAGTGGTGGAGAGCTTACCGGAGTTGGTGGAGGAGAGAAAACCACTGGAGGTTGGGATTCATGAGGTGGAGGAGGACTGCGTCGGTTACCCACTGGAGATTGATCGTAAGGATCATCCGGTTGGGGTGACTTTTTTGGTGGTTGTGGTTCATGAACCGGTCGAGTTGGAACTGGAGATGGTTTGTGAACAGGTGTAGTTGGAACTGGCGATGGTTTGTGAACAGGCGTAGTTGGAACTGGCGATGGCTTGTGAACCGGCGATGGTTTGTGAACAGGCGTAGTTGGAACTGGCGATGGTTTGTGAACAGGCGTAGTTGGAACTGGCGATGGCTTGTGAACCAGCGATGGTCTCGACGGAGTAGAGGAGCCGCCACCAGCGCATTTGTCCTTGCTACAGTCAACCGGACGGCTGATCACTACTGCACATTCCTGGGCGGACCGTTGGTCTGGTCGATGAGGTAAGCAATTACGTACGTCGTCCAATTCAATCTCCTTCCGACCACCACCTGGAACACACGAACCACCTTGTCCATTGAAGTAATTGTAGGAGTAAGTGAAGTTCACCAAATTAGGCAACTTGCAAATGTTATCCGCTACTAATCCGGTCAGTTTATTCTCGGAGATATCGAATTCCTCCACACCCGTTAACCCGACAAAACTTGTCGGGAGACGACCAATGAACGTGTTCTTGCTTGCATCGAAAAGCGTCACATTCGACAGCTTTCCGATTTCAGACGGGAAACAACCGCCCAACTTGTTATCCATAAAGACAACTTCATTGAGATTCTTCATGTTTCCGATACTTTTAGGAATACATCCGGTGAATTTATTGTTTGCAAAACTCACAACCGTGGCTGGAGATTCTCCTAGAGATTCAGGAATCGTCGAGGTGAATCTATTGTTGTTCAAGAAAATAGCGTCTAGCTCTTTCTTGAACAGCTCCGAAGGGACTTGACCTTCAAAATCATTGAACCTAAGGTCGATGAATTTAACATCAGGCCATGCGAGGACGACTTCAGGGAAAGGTCCAACAAAACGGTTATTACTGACATCAAATTCATGCATCAGCTTCAGCTTCTCAAAGCTCTTAGGGATGATACCACAAAACCTGTTAGAATTCAAATGGAACAAAGCAACATCTGTCATCAAACCAAGCTCAGCAGGCAAATGCCCTGCGATATCCGCGCCATTAAGGTCAACACCAGCTACTACGGTGACATCAGGATCATCAAGAGCCGGTGCACAAACCACACCGTTGTAGCCACATACGTGAGGTCCATGCCAGTTTCCTGTTGTGTTAAACGGATCCGAAAAAAATGCCTTTTTCCAAGTTTGAAGAGCTATGTAAGCTCTTTTAAGCCTTGTGTTTGCAAATGTAGCCTTGAGGTCAACCTCGTATTCAATGTCATCAGGAAGTTCACCGTTTGCTGGTAATGTCAAGAGCTGTCGCTGCACGATGAAGGCAGCTTCTGTATCGGTCAGGGCAAATGCGACAAAAGAGGAGgacaagaggaagaagaacaagaggaaGATGCAACACACAAAGGAAGGAGGTTTAGCCATGGCTAAAACAGAAACCTTGGAAAAGGCCCAAGGCTGTTTATAGATGGGCATGAGAGGGTTAAAGGAGGATAGAGATGTGTGTTATTAATAACCCAATGTTGCAAGCACCAACGGTTTTTCTTAACATTCTTTGTCTATATTTAGGGGACACTCGTTTGTTTTTGAGGATTTTGCTTCATATCCGGAGGATATCAATAATAGAAATTGTGGTTAAAGAAAGGAAAACAAGTAACCTAAGCAAAATCTTGTTGTCAACCAAAAAGAAGCTAAGCAGAATATCTAAAATGTCGATGTATCAAAACCCGTCAATGTTATAGGAGACAGCCTTGAAAACGAGTGGTGGTTGGTTCATTAGCGAACATCCCGGAACAacgcaaatcatttttttctctcaCTACTTTACGTGTGACACTAGATACGACCCCTAAAGGATCACAACTATTATATGCTATAACGCTGTGAAAACTCAGCAGATTTAGGAATCAGAAACCAACACTGGTGAATCCATTGTTTCTCAAGATCCTCAAAAGACTTCATATCACTAAAGGTctaaaacaagattttttttaacaacccctgaaacaatatatatatatatatatttttttttccagaagaTCTTAAAAATTTTCCTTGTTACAATGTCTCCTTTAACTATTGGGATTATTGCCAAGCATGGTACAATTCCTTTTTGATCCAATCTCCTAAACACAAACACACGTAGTTGATCAATTTTTTACACCATCTGTAACTTATCCAAATCTCCTTATTGGTTCATACCATGGTAGAACTACTTTGGTTCTGTCACAGAAATATTTAAACCTAATATCCAAAAATTATTCCATATCTTCAAGACAAATTTCATTCCatctgaagaagaaaagaaatttTTCCCGCTAGCCCTCTTccactatatatacatatatatttctcATTCAAAGATCATTTTTGTAAGGTGAATGCGAAAGAACGTATCATATTTTCTCATTTTCCTTTGCTTACATTTTCATCGATTAAAAAAACGGATTTACTATCAACTATTGCATCTCaccgtaaaaaaatatttagtttcacACGCTGTTAAATGTGAACATGTTTCTTGCGTAAATCCTAcgatatattaattgagaagtcattTTAGTGACTTTTTCTTACGTGTAGATCATAGATGAACTCttacaaaattgttataatttgaatggtcgatgatttttaatttttatttatttatttagatcTTAAAAAAGGTAAGTCTATAACCAATTAATATCACTTGCCAAAGAATTtacataatattacaaataatgtttatggtaactaattgtttaAACTAGGTGACtttcccgtgctcatgcacggacataaatatttataaaataaatataatataataattaattgatatttatttttaattttaattaatttataatttgtatgtataatttatattaattatatcatattactttaattaaatatttatatctaatcggttttgttatttttatggTCAATTTAGTAGTCATTTGGACATATTGGATTCTGTCTATTTATttgaattcaactataatatttattttttgtaaatatattaatttttgattaattttcttatttgcattttagGTTGGTTGTTGTCTCAAATGCATAggtatattttagtaagattatgcataatataagatatattgtgattagaatgaaataaaaaataaactaaaatgtctgattacaaattacataaattaatataatgataatattctaaattctcatgcatatatataaattttataaaatatctcaATTGTAACAgtgagttaatattttatttttcatttgtaaaatgttttaagtcatcatataatttaaataaatgcaataaataaattattattatataaacaaaataaataaattattattatataaacaaataaataaattatacattcttattgtagttacatctatgattttatatataagttggattagttgctaataaattatacattcttattgtagttacatctatgattttagatataagtttGATTAGTTGCTAATATGttcatttgttaatatgtttattgctaaaatttatttttagtttttccaatatctcttaaaatatgcagtaaaaatgtgattgtattttataaattatattatataagtaaaatataatttatttatttttctgtaattttaagatattatagtaaactaaatatatgaaaaaacaaaaaaaaacatttcaataataataataataaattatttttttgtcaattaaaccTATATACctttatgttacttaattattttgtgtaatcatctaagaaaatatatagatatataaaaaaaaattcaattactttgaaaatatatatttgtattgtgtaaaattatgttttaaaagaaaaatattcatttttctaatatcaagatcatttgtgtgaacttttgtttttatgaaatcacattatatatttttttttgaaacactaaatcacattatatataaatatatttttttcatctaagaagatatagataaaaaaagtatgttattacttcaaaagtatattttttgttacttaaagatatcttttaaatgaaatattactattttgtgaactttctttttttttatgaaatcatattatatttatttcgttttaaaattattttttaaactttataaatgtttcct of the Brassica rapa cultivar Chiifu-401-42 chromosome A03, CAAS_Brap_v3.01, whole genome shotgun sequence genome contains:
- the LOC103862309 gene encoding uncharacterized protein LOC103862309, whose translation is MMIRRIEICIELLKIGMEFVVAVAEAVQIAWRQHLNHRTPMPPPPLLPHGISTSYHSPFLFGFLP
- the LOC103862310 gene encoding pollen-specific leucine-rich repeat extensin-like protein 4, encoding MPIYKQPWAFSKVSVLAMAKPPSFVCCIFLLFFFLLSSSFVAFALTDTEAAFIVQRQLLTLPANGELPDDIEYEVDLKATFANTRLKRAYIALQTWKKAFFSDPFNTTGNWHGPHVCGYNGVVCAPALDDPDVTVVAGVDLNGADIAGHLPAELGLMTDVALFHLNSNRFCGIIPKSFEKLKLMHEFDVSNNRFVGPFPEVVLAWPDVKFIDLRFNDFEGQVPSELFKKELDAIFLNNNRFTSTIPESLGESPATVVSFANNKFTGCIPKSIGNMKNLNEVVFMDNKLGGCFPSEIGKLSNVTLFDASKNTFIGRLPTSFVGLTGVEEFDISENKLTGLVADNICKLPNLVNFTYSYNYFNGQGGSCVPGGGRKEIELDDVRNCLPHRPDQRSAQECAVVISRPVDCSKDKCAGGGSSTPSRPSLVHKPSPVPTTPVHKPSPVPTTPVHKPSPVHKPSPVPTTPVHKPSPVPTTPVHKPSPVPTRPVHEPQPPKKSPQPDDPYDQSPVGNRRSPPPPHESQPPVVFSPPPTPVSSPPLLSPPLPSPPPPVYSPPPPVHSPPPPVNSPPPPVHSPPPPVHSPPPPVHSPPPPVHSPPPPVHSPPPPVHSPPPPVHSPPPPVHSPPPPVHSPPPPVHSPPPPPPPVHSPPPPVHSPPPPPPPPPVHSPPPPVHSPPPPPPPVHSPPPPPPPVHSPPPPVHSPPPPVHSPPPPVHSPPPPPVYSPPPPVFSPPPPPVHSPPPPVHSPPPPVHSPPPPPVNSPPPPPPVEKKEVPLAHEPAPSDEFILPPFVGHQYASPPPPMFPGY